One window of the Ictidomys tridecemlineatus isolate mIctTri1 chromosome 11, mIctTri1.hap1, whole genome shotgun sequence genome contains the following:
- the Mob3c gene encoding MOB kinase activator 3C encodes MALCLKQVFAKDKTFRPRKRFEPGTQRFELYKKAQASLKSGLDLRSVVRLPPGENIDDWIAVHVVDFFNRINLIYGTMAERCSESSCPVMAGGPRYEYRWQDERQYRRPAKLSAPRYMALLMDWIEGLINDEDVFPTRVGVPFPKNFQQVCTKILTRLFRVFVHVYIHHFDSILSMGAEAHVNTCYKHFYYFIREFSLVDQRELEPLREMTERICH; translated from the exons ATGGCTCTCTGCCTGAAGCAGGTGTTTGCCAAGGACAAGACGTTCCGGCCGCGAAAGCGCTTTGAGCCAGGCACACAGCGCTTCGAGCTTTATAAGAAGGCACAGGCATCACTCAAGTCGGGCCTGGACCTGCGCAGTGTGGTGAGGCTGCCACCTGGCGAGAACATCGATGACTGGATCGCTGTGCACGTGGTGGACTTCTTCAACCGCATCAACCTCATCTATGGCACCATGGCTGAGCGCTGCAGTGAGTCCAGCTGCCCGGTCATGGCCGGCGGGCCCCGATACGAATACCGCTGGCAGGACGAGCGCCAGTACCGGCGGCCGGCCAAGCTCTCCGCGCCACGCTATATGGCATTACTCATGGACTGGATCGAGGGCCTCATCAATGATGAGGATGTCTTTCCCACGCGTGTTG GAGTTCCCTTCCCCAAGAACTTCCAGCAGGTCTGTACCAAGATCCTGACCCGCCTCTTCCGAGTCTTTGTCCATGTCTATATCCACCACTTCGACAGCATCCTCAGCATGGGGGCGGAAGCACACGTCAACACCTGCTACAAGCACTTCTACTACTTCATTCGAGAGTTCAGCCTGGTAGACCAGCGGGAGCTGGAGCCACTG AGGGAAATGACAGAGCGGATTTGTCACTGA